One region of Primulina tabacum isolate GXHZ01 chromosome 17, ASM2559414v2, whole genome shotgun sequence genomic DNA includes:
- the LOC142531923 gene encoding increased DNA methylation 2-like isoform X2 yields MGAYFGPHLKQESFCKSALQRYAERLSPYNANDLAGSHMKIEVMEKVYYYILRMAERSVVVPEQRLRLFIHGNNRIPVDGPETFPSFGYLFPPEYHKLSQLKNHHYNTIANVVFINNPELYFIKQVDLERFKRLTGFHDFSVDIDHAMFHESNVKLQMIVNLDVRSVNYVPYAGLNHDVIEPSNCIMPFTSSEPNDCPVSYGSMVPSPASSSSVEDFDPGMIFVPSREEWNKIVSTSKCGFALTGSAARGHIGPVLGLTDIGESEDSYFFSVSLPGVRRDERDFSCEVESDGKVVIKGVTVTGERTILKHGQEFKMRSQNLCPPGHFSMSFNLPGPVDPRQFHGTFATDGIFQGIAMKPTGNLN; encoded by the exons ATGGGAGCCTATTTTGGTCCACATCTTAAGCAAGAGAGCTTTTGTAAGTCTGCACTGCAAAGATATGCTGAAAGGCTCTCACCGTACAATGCAAACGATTTGGCTGGTTCACACATGAAAATTGAAGTGATGGAAAAAGTCTACTACTATATACTTCGAATGGCAGAACGGTCGGTGGTTGTGCCAGAACAACGGCTACGCCTCTTTATTCATGGAAACAATCGAATCCCAGTTGATGGTCCAGAAACTTTCCCTTCATTTGGTTATCTTTTTCCTCCAGAGTATCATAAGCTATCCCAATTGAAAAATCATCACTACAACACTATTGCTAATGTGGTCTTCATCAATAACCCAGAATTATATTTCATTAAGCAAGTGGATCTCGAAAGGTTCAAGAGGCTTACGGggtttcatgatttttctgttgatATAGATCATGCAATGTTTCACGAGTCTAATGTCAAGCTGCAAATGATCGTAAATCTTGATGTTCGGTCCGTGAACTATGTTCCATATGCTGGATTGAATCATGATGTCATTGAGCCATCAAATTGCATTATGCCATTTACAAGTTCTGAACCAAATGATTGTCCTGTATCATACGGTTCCATGGTGCCATCGCCTGCTAGTTCCAGTTCTGTGGAGGATTTTGATCCGGGCATGATATTTGTACCCTCTAGGGAAGAATGGAACAAAATTGTCAGTACTTCCAAATGTGGATTTGCACTGACCGGAAGTGCAGCTAGAGGACATATTGGACCAGTTTTAGGACTGACTGATATTGGAGAGTCAGAGGATTCCTACTTTTTCAGCGTATCACTTCCTGGAGTACGAAGGGATGAAA GAGATTTCAGCTGTGAAGTTGAGAGTGACGGAAAAGTAGTTATCAAGGGAGTGACAGTGACGGGCGAAAGGACGATTCTGAAACACGGCCAAGAATTCAAAATGCGGTCTCAAAATCTTTGTCCACCCGGGCATTTCTCTATGTCTTTTAATCTACCAGGTCCAGTTGATCCTAGGCAATTCCATGGAACTTTTGCTACAGATGGGATTTTCCAGGGAATAGCTATGAAACCAACCGGAAATCTAAATTAG
- the LOC142531923 gene encoding increased DNA methylation 2-like isoform X1, giving the protein MENVFEEPFTDNQYFLLSLIMGAYFGPHLKQESFCKSALQRYAERLSPYNANDLAGSHMKIEVMEKVYYYILRMAERSVVVPEQRLRLFIHGNNRIPVDGPETFPSFGYLFPPEYHKLSQLKNHHYNTIANVVFINNPELYFIKQVDLERFKRLTGFHDFSVDIDHAMFHESNVKLQMIVNLDVRSVNYVPYAGLNHDVIEPSNCIMPFTSSEPNDCPVSYGSMVPSPASSSSVEDFDPGMIFVPSREEWNKIVSTSKCGFALTGSAARGHIGPVLGLTDIGESEDSYFFSVSLPGVRRDERDFSCEVESDGKVVIKGVTVTGERTILKHGQEFKMRSQNLCPPGHFSMSFNLPGPVDPRQFHGTFATDGIFQGIAMKPTGNLN; this is encoded by the exons ATGGAAAATGTTTTTGAAGAACCATTTACAGATAATCAGTATTTCCTCCTAAGCCTCATCATGGGAGCCTATTTTGGTCCACATCTTAAGCAAGAGAGCTTTTGTAAGTCTGCACTGCAAAGATATGCTGAAAGGCTCTCACCGTACAATGCAAACGATTTGGCTGGTTCACACATGAAAATTGAAGTGATGGAAAAAGTCTACTACTATATACTTCGAATGGCAGAACGGTCGGTGGTTGTGCCAGAACAACGGCTACGCCTCTTTATTCATGGAAACAATCGAATCCCAGTTGATGGTCCAGAAACTTTCCCTTCATTTGGTTATCTTTTTCCTCCAGAGTATCATAAGCTATCCCAATTGAAAAATCATCACTACAACACTATTGCTAATGTGGTCTTCATCAATAACCCAGAATTATATTTCATTAAGCAAGTGGATCTCGAAAGGTTCAAGAGGCTTACGGggtttcatgatttttctgttgatATAGATCATGCAATGTTTCACGAGTCTAATGTCAAGCTGCAAATGATCGTAAATCTTGATGTTCGGTCCGTGAACTATGTTCCATATGCTGGATTGAATCATGATGTCATTGAGCCATCAAATTGCATTATGCCATTTACAAGTTCTGAACCAAATGATTGTCCTGTATCATACGGTTCCATGGTGCCATCGCCTGCTAGTTCCAGTTCTGTGGAGGATTTTGATCCGGGCATGATATTTGTACCCTCTAGGGAAGAATGGAACAAAATTGTCAGTACTTCCAAATGTGGATTTGCACTGACCGGAAGTGCAGCTAGAGGACATATTGGACCAGTTTTAGGACTGACTGATATTGGAGAGTCAGAGGATTCCTACTTTTTCAGCGTATCACTTCCTGGAGTACGAAGGGATGAAA GAGATTTCAGCTGTGAAGTTGAGAGTGACGGAAAAGTAGTTATCAAGGGAGTGACAGTGACGGGCGAAAGGACGATTCTGAAACACGGCCAAGAATTCAAAATGCGGTCTCAAAATCTTTGTCCACCCGGGCATTTCTCTATGTCTTTTAATCTACCAGGTCCAGTTGATCCTAGGCAATTCCATGGAACTTTTGCTACAGATGGGATTTTCCAGGGAATAGCTATGAAACCAACCGGAAATCTAAATTAG
- the LOC142531923 gene encoding increased DNA methylation 2-like isoform X3 has translation MENVFEEPFTDNQYFLLSLIMGAYFGPHLKQESFCKSALQRYAERLSPYNANDLAGSHMKIEVMEKVYYYILRMAERSVVVPEQRLRLFIHGNNRIPVDGPETFPSFGYLFPPEYHKLSQLKNHHYNTIANVVFINNPELYFIKQVDLERFKRLTGFHDFSVDIDHAMFHESNVKLQMIVNLDVRSVNYVPYAGLNHDVIEPSNCIMPFTSSEPNDCPVSYGSMVPSPASSSSVEDFDPGMIFVPSREEWNKIVSTSKCGFALTGSAARGHIGPVLGLTDIGESEDSYFFSVSLPGVRRDESMLEISAVKLRVTEK, from the exons ATGGAAAATGTTTTTGAAGAACCATTTACAGATAATCAGTATTTCCTCCTAAGCCTCATCATGGGAGCCTATTTTGGTCCACATCTTAAGCAAGAGAGCTTTTGTAAGTCTGCACTGCAAAGATATGCTGAAAGGCTCTCACCGTACAATGCAAACGATTTGGCTGGTTCACACATGAAAATTGAAGTGATGGAAAAAGTCTACTACTATATACTTCGAATGGCAGAACGGTCGGTGGTTGTGCCAGAACAACGGCTACGCCTCTTTATTCATGGAAACAATCGAATCCCAGTTGATGGTCCAGAAACTTTCCCTTCATTTGGTTATCTTTTTCCTCCAGAGTATCATAAGCTATCCCAATTGAAAAATCATCACTACAACACTATTGCTAATGTGGTCTTCATCAATAACCCAGAATTATATTTCATTAAGCAAGTGGATCTCGAAAGGTTCAAGAGGCTTACGGggtttcatgatttttctgttgatATAGATCATGCAATGTTTCACGAGTCTAATGTCAAGCTGCAAATGATCGTAAATCTTGATGTTCGGTCCGTGAACTATGTTCCATATGCTGGATTGAATCATGATGTCATTGAGCCATCAAATTGCATTATGCCATTTACAAGTTCTGAACCAAATGATTGTCCTGTATCATACGGTTCCATGGTGCCATCGCCTGCTAGTTCCAGTTCTGTGGAGGATTTTGATCCGGGCATGATATTTGTACCCTCTAGGGAAGAATGGAACAAAATTGTCAGTACTTCCAAATGTGGATTTGCACTGACCGGAAGTGCAGCTAGAGGACATATTGGACCAGTTTTAGGACTGACTGATATTGGAGAGTCAGAGGATTCCTACTTTTTCAGCGTATCACTTCCTGGAGTACGAAGGGATGAAAGTATGTTG GAGATTTCAGCTGTGAAGTTGAGAGTGACGGAAAAGTAG